TAGTTTGTAAATCGGAATGTTTTTATGAGGCCGTCTGAAAAAAGGGGAAGGCGTTTTTCAGACGGCCTTTTCGGTGCGTCTGGCTTATTCGACGATGCCGAAGATGTCTTCTTCGCGCATCACCAGCAGCTCTTCGCCGTCGGCTTTGACGGTTTGGCCGCTGTATTTGCCGAAGATGATTTTGTCGCCGACTTTCACGTCGAGCGGGCGGCGTTGGCCGTCTTTGCCGACTTTGCCCGCGCCCACGGCGATCACTTCGCCCATGTCGGGTTTTTCGGCGGCAGAGCCGGGCAGGACGATGCCGGAGGCGGTTTTTTCTTCGGCTTCCAAGCGTTTGACGACAACGCGGTCGTGTAAGGGACGGATGGTCATAAAAAGCTCCATTGGATAAAAGTCATAAAAACTGACCTTTGCGGTCAAATGAGCAGCCGGACGGCAAGCCGTCCGACCCGATGGCGGGGAAAATAGGGCTGCGGCAGGCGAATTCAAGGGGCGCGTTTGGAAAATTTTGCGCCAATGTGTCGGGCAGGCGGGAGGCCGTCTGAAAAGGCGCAATGGGTTTCGGCTGCGCCGATGCCGCGCTTTCAGACGGCCTCTGCGTCGGTTTTGCCGGTTTTACAGGGTGCCGGCCAGCCAGCGGCCGAGTTTGTCCGCGTCTTCTATATAGAGGAGTGCGGTGTCGGCTTCGGCTTCGTGCAGGGTGAGGGCGGTGCGGTGCAGCAGGCCGTGGCGGAAGTAGTGGATTTCGAGGGTGTCGCCGGTGCGGGCGGCGGCAAGGATTCCGGCGAGGTCAGTGCAGGCGTAGTTGTTGACGGCGATGATTTTGTCGCCGGGGCAGAGGGCGGCGGCTTCCGCGCTGCCGCCGTTGAGGATGTGGGTGAGGAGGGCGTGGTCGGCCTTTTGGCTGAAACGCGCGCCGAAATCGGGGGCAGGTTCGGACGGGAGGGTGTCTGTGCCGAGTCCGCCGCCGTGGCTGCGGGGCAGGGCGGCGTATTGCAGGCGGATGCCTGCGGTGCGCAGGCTCTCGGCGAGGGGAAGGGGGGCGGTGGTGTGTAAGGCCGTCTGAAAAAAGTCGGCCAGATCGAGGCCGGTGATTTCTTGGCAGCGGGTTTGCCACTGTCCTTCCGCGATGCCGCGCCGTGTGTGCAGCCAGTCGCGGTAGAGCTGTTGCATGACGGTGTCGAGGGAGTGCGCGCCCGCGCTTTGTTCGCGGATGGCAAGGTCGAGGCAGAGGGCGGCGAGCGAGCCTTGCTGGTAGTAGCTGACGAGGGCGTTGGGGGCGTTTTCGTCGGCTTTGTAGTATTTGTGCCACGCGGTGTAGGAGGATTGGGCGAGGGTTTGTTTCAGACGGCCTTTGTTTTGGCGCACGCGGGTGATGTTTTTGGCCAGCAGGGCGAGGTAGTTTTCGGGGCTGATGACGCGGCTGCGGGCGAGGAGGAGGTCGTCATAGTAGGCGGTGATGCCTTCGAATGCCCAGAGTTGTTCGGTGTGGTTTTCGCGGTCGAGGTCGTAGGGGGCGAAGGCGGCGGGTTTGACGGATTTGACGTTCCAGGCGTGGAAGTATTCGTGGGAGAAGAGGCCGAGCAGTTCGGTGCAGGCTTCGTTTGCCTCGCCCATGCCGTGCGGGGGCAGGCTGCGGCGGTCGGCGTGCAGGGCGGTGCTGCTGCGGTGTTCGAGGCCGCCGTAGATGTTGTCGCCGAGGTGGAGGAGGAAGAGGTATTCGGCAAACGGGGCGGGGTCGGGGAACATGGCGAGCTGGGTTTCGCAGATGCGTTGCACGTCGCGGCGGAGGCGGTCGCGGTCGAAGTCGGGGTAGTGTCCGCTGAGTGCGATGCAGTGGGGGATGCCGTGCGCTTCAAAGGCGAGGGTTTCGATGCGGCCGAGTTCGACGGGGTGGTCGATGAGTTCGCCGTATGAGGCCGTCTGAAAAACGTTTGCGCCGATAGCGGGGAGGGTGGTGGCGGTTTGCCAGCCCTCGGGGAGGTGTTCGAGTACCAGGGTTTGGGTTTCGTTCAGACGGCCTTCGATGGCAAACAAGAGGCACGCGCCGTCGAAAAAACCGCGTTCGGCGGTGAGGTAGGCGGCACGTACGGAGAGGTCGTAGGCGTAAACGGTGTAGCGCACGCGCCATTCGCCCGCCTGTGCGGCGGTGTGCCAGGTGTTTTTGGCGGTTTGCACGAGGGCGGCGGGCTGCCCGTTGCATTCGGCGTGGATTTCGACGATGTGGCGGGCGAAGTCGCGGATGGTGTAGCTGCCGGGCACCCAGTTGGCGAGTTTCAAAACGGCGGGGGCGTTGTCCGTCTGGGTAAAGCCGAGGGTGATGTGCCAATAATGGGCTTTAGGCTCGGGGCGGAGGGTGTGGGTGATCATGGTGTAAATTTAATGGCGGCGATAGGGTTAGGCAATGTTAAAAATTAATTGATTGGTGTCAAACCATAAATTAGATAAAATCTATAACCTTGTAAAGCATATGGGAATTTAATGTAAAGAAATCGGGTTTTTCTTGACAAACCGGCTTTCTTTACCCGCGAAGGCAGGCCATTATGGCAGCAGGCCGAAGGCTTGCCAAGCGGGGGTTTTCCTTTATGCTGCGTTCGGTAAAACGGCCGCCGCGCGGCGGTCGGAGCAGTTTGATGGAAAAGCCCTGCGGGACGCGGCCTGGCCGCCTGCGGGGTATCGGATTTATTTTCCGTGTTTAATGGAGACTTTCATGGAAGCGCAAACTTATAACTACAAAGTGGTGCGGCAGTTCGCCGTCATGACTGTAGTTTGGGGGATTGTGGGTATGCTGGTGGGGGTGATTGCCGCCGCCCAGCTTTTCTGGCCCACACTCAATCTGTCTGAAATCGGCCCGTGGTTCCACTTCGGTCGCATTCGCCCGCTGCACACCAATGCGGTGATTTTTGCCTTCGGCGGCTGCGGCCTGATCGGTACGTCGTATTACGTCGTGCAGCGCACCTGCAACGCGCGCCTGTTCGGCGGCTGGCTGGCCGCGTTTACCTTCTGGGGCTGGCAGGCCGTGATTCTGGGCGCGGCCATCAGTTTCCCGATGGGCTGGACGCAGGGCAAGGAATACGCCGAGCTGGAATGGCCGATCGACATCCTCATCACGCTGGTGTGGGTGGCCTACGCCGTTGTGTTCTTCGGTACAATCGCCAAGCGCAAAATCAAGCATATCTATGTAGCCAACTGGTTTTACGGCGGCTTCATCCTCGCCGTCGCCCTGTTGCACATCGTCAACAACCTCAGCCTGCCCGTCGGCGCGATGAAATCCTACCCGGTTTATTCCGGCGCGATTGACGCGATGGTGCAGTGGTGGTACGGCCACAACGCCGTGGGCTTCTTCCTCACCGCCGGCTTCCTCGGCATGATGTACTACTTCGTGCCCAAGCAGGCAGGCCGTCCGGTTTACTCCTACCGCCTGTCGGTCGTCCACTTCTGGGCGCTGATTTTCACCTATATGTGGGCTGGCCCGCACCATCTGCACTACACCGCGCTGCCCGACTGGACGCAGTCTGTCGGCATGGTGCTCTCCCTGATTCTCTTCGCACCCTCCTGGGGCGGCATGATCAACGGCATCATGACCCTCTCCGGCGCGTGGCACAAACTGCGCACCGACCCCATCCTGAAATTCCTCATCGTTTCCCTGTCCTTCTACGGCATGTCCACCTTTGAAGGCCCGATGATGTCGATCAAAACCGTCAACGCCCTGAGCCACTACACCGACTGGACGGTCGGCCACGTCCACGCGGGCGCGCTCGGCTGGGTGGGTTTCGTAACCATCGGTTCGGTTTACTACATGATTCCCCGCCTGTTCGGTCAGAAAGAAATGTACAGCACCAAACTGATTGACGCGCACTTCTGGATCGCCACCATCGGCGTGGTGCTCTACATCGCTTCGATGTGGATTGCCGGCGTGATGCAGGGCCTGATGTGGGGCGCGATGAACGCCGACGGCACGCTCACTTTCGCCTTCGTCGAAGGCGTGAAAGAAAGCATGCGCTTCTACGTCATCCGCTTTGCCGGCGGCCTGCTGTACCTCTCCGGCATGTGCATCATGGCCTATAACGTTTACCGCACCATCATGAACGGCAAACCGGTAGAAGCGGAAATCCCCGCCCTCGCCGAAACGCAACACCACTAATAAAAAATACGGGCTACCAAAAATGAAACTGCAACAACTAGTCGAAGAAAAAGTCGGCGTCCTGATCGTGTTCACCCTCTTGGTGGTCAGCGTCGGCCTGTTTATCGAAGTCGTCCCCCTGTTCTTCTCCCCGGCCGTAACCAAGCCGATAGAAGGCGTCAAACCCTACACCGCCTTGCAGGTGGCCGGGCGCGACATCTACGTGCGCGAAGGCTGCTACAACTGCCACTCGCAGATGATCCGCCCCTTCCGCGCCGAAACCGAACGCTACGGCCACTATTCCGTGGCCGGCGAATCGGTTTACGACCGCCCGTTCCAATGGGGTTCCAAACGAACCGGCCCCGACTTGGCGCGCGTGGGCGGCCGCTATTCCGACGAATGGCACCGCATCCACCTGAACAACCCGCGCGACGTCGTTCCCGAATCCAACATGCCCGCCTTCCCGTGGCTGGCGCGCAACAAGGTCGATCCCGCCGAAGTCGTCGCCCACATGAAAGGGCTCAAAACCCTGGGCACGCCCTACACCGACGAAGAAATCGCCAAAGCCCCCGAAGAGCTCAAAGACAAATCCGAGCTCGACGCAGTGGTCGCCTACTTGCAGGGCTTGGGCCTGGCCTTGAAAAACGTAAGGTAACGACATGGATGTCAACTGGGCGCGCCAACTGTTTACCGTACTGGTACTCGTCAGCTTCATCCTTGTTCTCTACATCGTTTTGAACAGGCGCAACAAAGCCAACTACGACGAAGCGTCGCGCAGCATCATCGACGACGACGACACCCCGCACGACAACGACAATAACAGTCCCGCCCGATGACCCGTGGGCACGGAGCTAAACACAATGAACACAACTTCACATTTCACCAGTAATTTCTGGAACTACTACATTATCGGCATCATCGTCCTCAGCTTTATCGGCCTGATCTGGCTGCTGCTCTCGCAGAACAAAGTCAAAGCGCCGCCCAAAGGCGAAGACGTCAAAACCACCGGCCACGACTGGGACGGCATCGAAGAGTACAACAACCCCATGCCCCGCTGGTGGTTCTACCTCTACATCCTCACCTGGCTGTTCGGCATCGGCTACCTCGCCCTCTACCCCGGCCTGGGCGACTTCAAAGGCCTGCGCAACTGGACCAGCGTCGGCGAATATCAGGCCGAAGTCGAAGCCGCGCAAAAAGAATACGGCGCGATTTACGCCAAATACGCCAAAATGTCCGTGGAAGACACCGCCAAACAGGCCGAAGCCCGCACCATCGGCAAAAACCTGTTCGACACCTACTGCATCCAGTGCCACGGCTCCGACGCCAAAGGCTCGCGCGGCTTCCCCAACCTCACCGACAGCGACTGGCTCTACGGCGGCACACCCGACAAAATCCACGAAACCATCACCAAAGGCCGCACCGGCATCATGAAATCGTGGGGTCCCGATCTCGGCGAAGAAGGCGTGAAAGACGTGGCCAACTACGTCCTCTCCCTCTCCAAACCCGAAGACCAGTACGACCCCCTGCGCGCCGAACGCGGCAAAGCCCTCTTCAACGGCCTGCCCGCCAACTGCTTCACCTGCCACGGCGACAAAGGCCAGGGCATACGCGGCCTCGGCCCCAACCTCACCGACAACGTATGGCTGTGGGGCGGCACACAAAAAGCCATTATCGAAACCATCACCAACGGCCGCCACAACCAAATGCCCGCCTGGGAAGGCTTCCTCGACAAAGACAAAATCCACCTGCTGACCGCCTACGTTTGGGGACTGTCCCATCCCGACGGCAAAGCCGCCAAAACCGACACCGAAAACGTCTTGGGCGACAAAGCCGCCAAAGCCGCAGCAGAAGAAGCCGCCAAAGCCAAAGCTGCGCCCGCTCCGGCACCCGCCGCCGCGTCCGAGCCTGCCCCGGCCGTAGCCTCCGCGCCGGCCGCAGAAGCCAAACCCGCACCGGCCGCCGAGGCCAAGCCCGCAGCCGCCGGCGGCGCGGACGTGATGGCCGAAGGCAAAAAAGTGTTCGACGGCCTGTGCTTCGGCTGCCACGCCGCCACCTCCGCCATCCCCGACACCCCGCGCATCACCCACAACGACGAATGGGCGCCGCGCATCAAAAAAGGCAAAGACACCCTGTTCAAACACGCCATCGAAGGCTTCACCGACAAAGGCATGATGCCCGCCAAAGGCGGCAACGAAGCCCTCTCCGACGACGAAGTCAAAGCGGCCGTTACCTACATGGTGAACTCCTCCGGCGGCAAATTCTAAACACCGCAACTAAGGTCGAAACAAAAAGGTATGCGTATGGCGCATACCTTTTTTCTGCTTAAAGGCCGTCTGAAAAAACAAAATCCGTTTTTGGCTGCGTCGAAACTTCGTTTTCAGACGGCCTCAAACCTTATCGGCAAACCACTGTCGCGCCACGCACGTAGGGTGTGTCGCCCCAAGGCGACGCACGCGTTCCCCGCCGCCCGACCAATCTGCACCCTTCTTCAAAACCCAAACCGCGTGCGTGGCTTGCGCCACACACCCTACCTAACGGCAGAGGCTGTCTGAAAACACTTTTGGCTGTGCCGAAGCTGCGCTTTCAGATGGCCTCTGTTGTCGTTTGACTGATTGTTACAACACAAGGTTTTGCGGTTTTCCTGCGGCGAAGGCTTCGATGTTGGCGGCGACGGTGTCGCACATTTTCTGCCGCGCGCTGTCGCTGGCCCAGGCGATGTGCGGGGTGATGATGAGGTGGGGCAGGTCGGCTTTGAGCAGCGGGTTGCCGCTTTTGGGCGGCTCTTGTTCGAGCACGTCCAGCCCCGCGCCGCCGAGGGTGCCGTATTTGAGGGCGGCGAGGAGGGCGGTTTCGTCAACGAGGCCGCCGCGTCCGCAGTTGATCAGCACCGCGCCGGGTTTGAGGGTGCGCAGTTCGGCTTCGCCGATGAGGTGGCGGGTTTGCGGCGTGAGCGGGCAGTGCAGCGACAAAACGTCGGCCTGTTGCAGAGCGGTGTCGAAGGAAACGTAGCCTTCGCGCACCACGGCGGCGTTTTTGTGTTCGGCGAACACGACGTGCATGCCGAAGGCGCGGGCGTAGCCGGCCAGCGTGCCGCCGATGCCGCCGCGCCCGAAAACGGCCAGGGTTTTGCCGTGCAAATCGCGTATCGGCGCGCCGAAGTGGCAGAAGAAGGGCGAGTTCTGCCACAGGCCGGCGCGCAGGTCGCGCCGGTAGGCGGGCAGGTTGCGCATCAGGGCGATCATCAGCATGAAGGCGTGTTCGGCGACGGCTTCGCTGCCGTAGGCGGGCACGTTGCACACGGCGACACCGGCGGCTCGGGCGGCGGCGGTGTCGATGTGGTCGCTGCCGGTGGCGCAGACGGCGATCATTTCGAGCTGCGGGTTGGCGGCGAGGTGTTCGGCGGTGATGCGGACTTTGTTGGTGGCGGCGATGTGCGCGCCCGCCAGACGCGCGGCGGTGTCTTCGGGGGCGGTTTGCGGGTGTTCGGCGAGGGTGTGCGGGAAGGAAAAACGGAAGGCGTAGTCGGCGGGCAGGGTGGCGCGGTCGAGGAAGACGATGTTTTTGCTCATGTTTGACTCCTTGTTTATATCGTTTATATCAATATCGGGCGTGCAGGATAGCCGTGCTCCGATGCGGATGGCAAGCGTTGCGGCCGTGCCGGGCTGTCGGCATTCGACGTGTTGACGGCTTGTACGCCCAAAACGGCATTTGCCGTTGAGGTAGGGTGTGTGGCGCAGCCACGCACGCGGTTTAAGTTTTGGGGAAGGATACAGATTGGTTGGGCGGCAGGAAACGCGTGCATCGCCTTGGGGCGACACACCCTACCTTAGGTTCGGCATGGATTGGACGGGAAAAGGCCGTCTCCGCCAGTACTCCTGCCGAGCATAAACGCGGGAATGACGTTTCTGAAAAGCGGATTTTTACTTTTTCAGACGGCCTCTTGCCGTTAGGTAGGGTGTGTGGCGCAAGCCACGCACGCGGTTTCGGGGTGCGGGAATACCAAGAGGCCGTCTGAAAAATGTGGTTTGCGATTTTCAGACGGCCTTTTGTTTGGGCAGCAAAGAACGCGTGCGTCGCCTTGGGGCGACACACCCTACGTTAGGTTCGGTATGGGCGGGATGGGAACAGGCCGTCTGAAAGCGCAGCTTCGGCGCAGCCAAAACCCGTTTTATCGGTTTTCAGACGGCCTCATCCGTTTTGCCCGCTAGCGCGTAGGCGGCCAGGGTGGTGCGGTAGATTTCGTCGTCGCCGCACAGGCGCAGCACGCGTTCGCGCAGGGCTTGGCCGCAGCGTTGGCGCAGGGCGGGGTCGGCGGCGAGGGCGGCCAGTGCGTCGGCGAAGGCGGTTTGGTCGCGCAGGGGGGTGCAGAAGCCGGTAACGCCGTGTTCCACCATTTCGGCGATGCCGGCCACGTCGTAGCTGGCGACGGCGGTGGCGTAGAGGCCGGCTTCGAGGATGTTGTTGCCCACGCCCGCGCCGTGGTCGCCCGCCAAATCGGGGGTGTTGGCGAGGATGTCGGTGGCGGCGAAAAACGCGTCCAAATCGCGCACCGCGCCGAGGAAGGTTACGCGGTCGGCGATGCCGAGGGCGGCGGCCTGCGCTTGGAGGGTGGCGGCCTCGGCCCCCGTGCCGCCGATGTGCAGGCGCACGTTCAGGCCGCGTTTCAGCAGCAGGGCGAAGGCGTCCAGCGTGAGGTGGACGGCGCGCACTTTGTCCAACCGCGAGAGTGTGCCCAGTGCGACGTAATCGCGCGGCGTTTTCTGCGGCGCGGCGGGGGCGGGCGGCAGGGCGTTGTAGGTGTAGGCAATCCGCGCGGCGGGGAAGCCGTGGCGGATGAGTTTTTCCTGCTCGTGGCGGCAGTTGGCGATGATGTACACGTACAAGTGTTTGAACAGGCGGGTGATTTTCGGGTAGGTGGCGGCGTCCAGCCCGCGTGCGTGGTAGAACACGGCACTGTGGCGGGAGGCGAGTTTGGCGGCGAGGGCGCAGGCGGGGACGAGCCGCGCCATCTGGCAGTGGACGATGTCGGGGCGTTCGCGGCGCAGCACGCGGGCGAAGGCGGCGGCGGCTTTGGCGTAGCCCGCCGCGCCGCCGTAGAAATCCAGCGGCTGCCAACGCATCCCCGCCGCCTGCGCCTGTGCCACTAGCGGGCCGTCGGACGAGGCCAGCAGCACGTCGTGCCC
The window above is part of the Neisseria bacilliformis genome. Proteins encoded here:
- a CDS encoding D-2-hydroxyacid dehydrogenase; this translates as MSKNIVFLDRATLPADYAFRFSFPHTLAEHPQTAPEDTAARLAGAHIAATNKVRITAEHLAANPQLEMIAVCATGSDHIDTAAARAAGVAVCNVPAYGSEAVAEHAFMLMIALMRNLPAYRRDLRAGLWQNSPFFCHFGAPIRDLHGKTLAVFGRGGIGGTLAGYARAFGMHVVFAEHKNAAVVREGYVSFDTALQQADVLSLHCPLTPQTRHLIGEAELRTLKPGAVLINCGRGGLVDETALLAALKYGTLGGAGLDVLEQEPPKSGNPLLKADLPHLIITPHIAWASDSARQKMCDTVAANIEAFAAGKPQNLVL
- the ccoP gene encoding cytochrome-c oxidase, cbb3-type subunit III, giving the protein MNTTSHFTSNFWNYYIIGIIVLSFIGLIWLLLSQNKVKAPPKGEDVKTTGHDWDGIEEYNNPMPRWWFYLYILTWLFGIGYLALYPGLGDFKGLRNWTSVGEYQAEVEAAQKEYGAIYAKYAKMSVEDTAKQAEARTIGKNLFDTYCIQCHGSDAKGSRGFPNLTDSDWLYGGTPDKIHETITKGRTGIMKSWGPDLGEEGVKDVANYVLSLSKPEDQYDPLRAERGKALFNGLPANCFTCHGDKGQGIRGLGPNLTDNVWLWGGTQKAIIETITNGRHNQMPAWEGFLDKDKIHLLTAYVWGLSHPDGKAAKTDTENVLGDKAAKAAAEEAAKAKAAPAPAPAAASEPAPAVASAPAAEAKPAPAAEAKPAAAGGADVMAEGKKVFDGLCFGCHAATSAIPDTPRITHNDEWAPRIKKGKDTLFKHAIEGFTDKGMMPAKGGNEALSDDEVKAAVTYMVNSSGGKF
- the ccoN gene encoding cytochrome-c oxidase, cbb3-type subunit I, with the protein product MEAQTYNYKVVRQFAVMTVVWGIVGMLVGVIAAAQLFWPTLNLSEIGPWFHFGRIRPLHTNAVIFAFGGCGLIGTSYYVVQRTCNARLFGGWLAAFTFWGWQAVILGAAISFPMGWTQGKEYAELEWPIDILITLVWVAYAVVFFGTIAKRKIKHIYVANWFYGGFILAVALLHIVNNLSLPVGAMKSYPVYSGAIDAMVQWWYGHNAVGFFLTAGFLGMMYYFVPKQAGRPVYSYRLSVVHFWALIFTYMWAGPHHLHYTALPDWTQSVGMVLSLILFAPSWGGMINGIMTLSGAWHKLRTDPILKFLIVSLSFYGMSTFEGPMMSIKTVNALSHYTDWTVGHVHAGALGWVGFVTIGSVYYMIPRLFGQKEMYSTKLIDAHFWIATIGVVLYIASMWIAGVMQGLMWGAMNADGTLTFAFVEGVKESMRFYVIRFAGGLLYLSGMCIMAYNVYRTIMNGKPVEAEIPALAETQHH
- the groES gene encoding co-chaperone GroES, which gives rise to MTIRPLHDRVVVKRLEAEEKTASGIVLPGSAAEKPDMGEVIAVGAGKVGKDGQRRPLDVKVGDKIIFGKYSGQTVKADGEELLVMREEDIFGIVE
- a CDS encoding cbb3-type cytochrome oxidase subunit 3, with amino-acid sequence MDVNWARQLFTVLVLVSFILVLYIVLNRRNKANYDEASRSIIDDDDTPHDNDNNSPAR
- a CDS encoding M61 family metallopeptidase, whose amino-acid sequence is MITHTLRPEPKAHYWHITLGFTQTDNAPAVLKLANWVPGSYTIRDFARHIVEIHAECNGQPAALVQTAKNTWHTAAQAGEWRVRYTVYAYDLSVRAAYLTAERGFFDGACLLFAIEGRLNETQTLVLEHLPEGWQTATTLPAIGANVFQTASYGELIDHPVELGRIETLAFEAHGIPHCIALSGHYPDFDRDRLRRDVQRICETQLAMFPDPAPFAEYLFLLHLGDNIYGGLEHRSSTALHADRRSLPPHGMGEANEACTELLGLFSHEYFHAWNVKSVKPAAFAPYDLDRENHTEQLWAFEGITAYYDDLLLARSRVISPENYLALLAKNITRVRQNKGRLKQTLAQSSYTAWHKYYKADENAPNALVSYYQQGSLAALCLDLAIREQSAGAHSLDTVMQQLYRDWLHTRRGIAEGQWQTRCQEITGLDLADFFQTALHTTAPLPLAESLRTAGIRLQYAALPRSHGGGLGTDTLPSEPAPDFGARFSQKADHALLTHILNGGSAEAAALCPGDKIIAVNNYACTDLAGILAAARTGDTLEIHYFRHGLLHRTALTLHEAEADTALLYIEDADKLGRWLAGTL
- a CDS encoding glycosyltransferase, translating into MKIILATSMGGLGGTETASLRLGALLAGRGHDVLLASSDGPLVAQAQAAGMRWQPLDFYGGAAGYAKAAAAFARVLRRERPDIVHCQMARLVPACALAAKLASRHSAVFYHARGLDAATYPKITRLFKHLYVYIIANCRHEQEKLIRHGFPAARIAYTYNALPPAPAAPQKTPRDYVALGTLSRLDKVRAVHLTLDAFALLLKRGLNVRLHIGGTGAEAATLQAQAAALGIADRVTFLGAVRDLDAFFAATDILANTPDLAGDHGAGVGNNILEAGLYATAVASYDVAGIAEMVEHGVTGFCTPLRDQTAFADALAALAADPALRQRCGQALRERVLRLCGDDEIYRTTLAAYALAGKTDEAV
- the ccoO gene encoding cytochrome-c oxidase, cbb3-type subunit II, whose protein sequence is MKLQQLVEEKVGVLIVFTLLVVSVGLFIEVVPLFFSPAVTKPIEGVKPYTALQVAGRDIYVREGCYNCHSQMIRPFRAETERYGHYSVAGESVYDRPFQWGSKRTGPDLARVGGRYSDEWHRIHLNNPRDVVPESNMPAFPWLARNKVDPAEVVAHMKGLKTLGTPYTDEEIAKAPEELKDKSELDAVVAYLQGLGLALKNVR